The window CATTCTGAAGTGTAAGCCAGTTCCTGAGGATTGGGAATCAAAGTTCTGTCACTGGGCTCTTCCAGGGGGGTGATGACGAAATCCGGTGCCACACGGATATATTCCGGGTGGTCCCATTCAACAGAAGGGAAACCGTAAAACTGGTTGCCGTTTTCTCCTGTTGCATTCTGGAATACAAACCAGGTTGGATATTGTATCGCAGGATCAGTCTTTTTAAAATAAGCAGAAGACATATTCCAGTACGTAGCTTCTATTTTAAAATCAAGAAGATTAATGACACTGTTGATATAAGGCCCCGGAATGATGGCCAGTTTTTTGGCGATATAAACCCCGTTGGGAGTAGTAAGCTCAAAAAGTTCACCGTTTTGTTTAATCTCCAGCACCGGAGAATCTTCTCTGAGTTCAACAGTTTCTTCCTTCCTGCAAAGATCTAACAGCGTTTCAATAGTTGCTTTAAAATTGATGCTTGCACCATCTGGCTGAAAAAGTCCGGTATAATTGTCCGGAAGATTTTTGAAATGATACTGTTCTTCAATCTCCTTTGAGGTCAAAGTAGTATAAGGAACGCCTAATGCCTTTAAAGCTTTTTCTGCCTCGGCTATATTTCCTTCGGTGGAATGTACTTCAGGATCACCAAACCAGAGTGTTCCTACCTTATCAAGCAATTGGACGTCTGTCTTTTTTTGAAGCTCATTCCAGTAAGGCAGCGCTTCCAAAGCCATCTTTACCATATACTCATCCGGATAAGGAATCCGGAACTGGCGGGATACTCCTGCGGAGCTGCCCAGCTGATTTACAAATGTGTATTGTTCCAATACCAGTGTTTTAGCCTGGCGCTGACCGAGATGATAGGCTGTAGCAAGACCTATTGCTCCTCCGCCAATGACGATTACGTCGTAGTTTTCTGTAATCATGGGTTATGTAATTTTTTTTTTAGCATCGTACTGAAAACATACAGAAAATGAAGTCATCCCTATGAGCGGATGGGTACCATTTCTGTCTTCAATAAATTCTGAATCCTTATCTATACTCTGGGGTGAGGTATAGAAATGAATCTTGCGGTATCCGTGTATATCCTTTCGGTCACTGTTGATAAGCATTTCAAAGTAACAAAGAAGCGGGTATAAGTTCTTAGAGTGTAAATAACCAATTGTGGTATTGGGTAGAAATACGGATTGGCTGGTAAAACCTCTTTAAATGAGAGTGTCTGTTCTTAACGGGAGGGATGGGATAAACGGTTTCTGATGATCACCAGATATCATTTTTTGAATAATTATTTACTATGTGTAATAAATTAGAGAGAAAAAGAATATTTTGCTGAGCCTCAACTTTTTGCAATTGATCTAAAGAAATGAGTTTACGTAAAGAAAACTTAATGTTTACAGAGCATTTTACTGTAAAATAAAATTAATATCCGTGGGTTTTATCAAATATTCATTATTACAAGAAGACAAAAATTACTTTAACTTTGCAAATTGGATGTTATTCGGCTATTGCAGAATTATTGAAAATAATAGTATATTGTTAAGAATAAATATCAGATGAACTAACGTAACCGGGAAATTTATTTAACTGATAAACAGATATGAAATATAAATTCTTAAATTTTAAATTGAGAAAAGTTGTTCATTATTCAATGATCTTTTGTATTCTATTGATACAGGTCATTATCGCCATATTTTTTTATAACGAATTTGTCAACGGAAAGAAGCTGAAGTTTATTAAGGACCAGCTGGATGAAAGCCGGGCATTGGGAGTATTAACGGATAATTCCCGGAAGGATTTTATGGTGGCGCAGGATCATTTGCAAAAATATATGACTACTCAGAATAATGATGATTTGCAGCTTTATTTTCAGTCATTGAGAAAACTTAAAATCAATTTTGATAAGATTGGAGAATATGAAAATGTAAGCCCGAAACTGAAAAAAAGTATGGATGCTTACCGTCAGGATCCCAAGAAGACCATAAAACTGGAGACCCTGATAGATTCTGTGTACAAGAATTCTCTGAATCCGCCATCCAATATTGAAGATGAACCATTTGAACCTGCAAAGTATAAAAATGATTTTGAAGATTTCAAGATCCAGACCCGCACCTATGCTGATACGGTTAAGAGAAAAGGCTTTTTCGGACGTCTGAAAGATGCCGTAACCGGGAAAGTAGATGTTCAGAAGGAAAGTACGGTGATTACGATGACCAATAACAAAGCCATCGATATTTCCCAGGTGAAATCCAAAATGGATAACACCATAAAATCCATGGATAAGCATTATGTGGCTGAAGTAAAGAAAATGCAGCAGCTTGCTGCTCAAAGCCAAAAGAAAAATTTGCAGTTTTACAGTAATTTCAGCAAATTACTGGTATACAGTAACAGCCTCATTGATGTGTACGAAAATGCGATTAAGGACTTTAAAAAAGAACTTGAGAGAGAGTACAACGAACAGAGCTCAAATAATAACAGGATCAGGACCAATCTGGTTTTGGGACTTATGATCCTGATGTTTATTGTTTCCATTCTGATCATGTACTTTACAAGAATGGCATTTATTTATGAACAAAAACTGAATGCTGCCAATAAAGAGATTAAAAAGAATCTTAATTTCAAAAACAGGATTCTGGGAATGCTGAGCCATGATTTGAGGTCTCCGCTGAAAATCATCAATATTTTCATAGACAAGATCCACAGAACAACGAAAGATGAAACCATAAAAGATTATCTCAAATCTATAAAATTTACCAACAGTACCCTGCTTCTGCAGTCTAATCAGATTTTAGAATATACCAAAAATGAGAATGCT of the Chryseobacterium aureum genome contains:
- a CDS encoding FAD-dependent oxidoreductase, translated to MITENYDVIVIGGGAIGLATAYHLGQRQAKTLVLEQYTFVNQLGSSAGVSRQFRIPYPDEYMVKMALEALPYWNELQKKTDVQLLDKVGTLWFGDPEVHSTEGNIAEAEKALKALGVPYTTLTSKEIEEQYHFKNLPDNYTGLFQPDGASINFKATIETLLDLCRKEETVELREDSPVLEIKQNGELFELTTPNGVYIAKKLAIIPGPYINSVINLLDFKIEATYWNMSSAYFKKTDPAIQYPTWFVFQNATGENGNQFYGFPSVEWDHPEYIRVAPDFVITPLEEPSDRTLIPNPQELAYTSEWIEKHMTGLSLIPEYTSTCLIALSTIPNKELLIDFAPPYVPNHKNIVVYATGWAAKFTPFLGKIMSDLALDGHTDFDITPFRLGYKYFLAL
- a CDS encoding sensor histidine kinase, with product MKYKFLNFKLRKVVHYSMIFCILLIQVIIAIFFYNEFVNGKKLKFIKDQLDESRALGVLTDNSRKDFMVAQDHLQKYMTTQNNDDLQLYFQSLRKLKINFDKIGEYENVSPKLKKSMDAYRQDPKKTIKLETLIDSVYKNSLNPPSNIEDEPFEPAKYKNDFEDFKIQTRTYADTVKRKGFFGRLKDAVTGKVDVQKESTVITMTNNKAIDISQVKSKMDNTIKSMDKHYVAEVKKMQQLAAQSQKKNLQFYSNFSKLLVYSNSLIDVYENAIKDFKKELEREYNEQSSNNNRIRTNLVLGLMILMFIVSILIMYFTRMAFIYEQKLNAANKEIKKNLNFKNRILGMLSHDLRSPLKIINIFIDKIHRTTKDETIKDYLKSIKFTNSTLLLQSNQILEYTKNENAEKELIKSTFNLKDEISSIVKVITPYLETRNNRFVVTDRIPDHLEVYSDNIRINQIFMNILGNANKFTENGQIDLVMNTEPIGNDKICLITTVGDTGVGISESDLGKIFDPYYQGMVSDEVDNLGAGLGLNLVKEIVELFDGEISLESKLHKGTKVTFRINLNCK